One Pantoea trifolii DNA segment encodes these proteins:
- the rpsD gene encoding 30S ribosomal protein S4 has protein sequence MARYLGPKLKLSRREGTDLFLKSGVRAIDTKCKIEQPPGQHGARKPRLSDYGGQLREKQKVRRMYGVLERQFRNYYKEAARLKGNTGENLLALLEGRLDNVVYRMGFGATRAEARQLVSHKSILVNGRVVNIASYQVSPNDVVSIREKAKQQSRVKAALELAEQREKPTWLEVDATKMEGVFKRIPERTDLSADINEHLIVELYSK, from the coding sequence ATGGCAAGATATTTGGGTCCTAAGCTCAAGCTGAGCCGTCGTGAGGGTACCGACTTATTCCTTAAGTCTGGCGTTCGCGCGATCGATACCAAGTGCAAAATTGAACAACCACCTGGTCAGCATGGTGCGCGTAAACCGCGTCTGTCTGACTACGGCGGCCAGTTGCGTGAGAAGCAGAAAGTTCGTCGTATGTACGGCGTGCTGGAGCGTCAGTTCCGCAACTACTATAAAGAAGCAGCACGTCTGAAAGGCAACACAGGTGAAAACCTGCTGGCCCTGCTGGAAGGTCGTCTGGATAACGTTGTTTACCGTATGGGCTTTGGCGCTACTCGTGCAGAAGCACGTCAGCTGGTTAGCCATAAATCTATCCTGGTGAACGGTCGCGTTGTTAACATCGCTTCTTATCAGGTATCTCCGAATGATGTCGTAAGCATCCGTGAGAAAGCCAAACAGCAATCTCGCGTGAAGGCCGCTCTGGAGCTGGCTGAGCAGCGTGAAAAGCCAACCTGGCTGGAAGTTGATGCTACTAAGATGGAAGGTGTGTTCAAGCGTATTCCTGAACGTACTGATCTGTCTGCGGACATTAACGAACACCTGATCGTCGAGCTTTACTCTAAGTAA
- the rpsM gene encoding 30S ribosomal protein S13 — MARIAGINIPDQKHTVIALTSIFGIGKTRSKAICASTGIAENVKIRELSEEQIEQLREAVGKFVVEGDLRREITLSIKRLMDLGCYRGLRHRRGLPVRGQRTKTNARTRKGPRKPIKK; from the coding sequence GTGGCCCGTATAGCAGGCATTAACATTCCTGATCAAAAACATACCGTTATCGCATTAACTTCGATTTTCGGTATCGGTAAAACTCGTTCTAAAGCCATCTGCGCTTCAACGGGTATTGCTGAAAATGTTAAGATCAGAGAGCTGTCTGAAGAACAAATTGAACAGCTGCGTGAAGCAGTTGGTAAATTCGTTGTTGAAGGTGATCTGCGCCGTGAAATCACCCTGAGCATCAAGCGTCTGATGGACCTTGGTTGCTATCGTGGTTTACGCCATCGTCGTGGTCTGCCAGTTCGCGGTCAGCGTACTAAGACCAATGCACGTACCCGCAAGGGTCCGCGTAAACCGATCAAGAAATAA
- the rpmJ gene encoding 50S ribosomal protein L36: MKVRASVKKLCRNCKIIRRDGVVRVICSAEPKHKQRQG, encoded by the coding sequence TCGTGCTTCCGTCAAGAAATTATGTCGTAACTGCAAAATCATTCGCCGCGACGGTGTCGTACGTGTGATCTGCAGCGCCGAGCCAAAGCATAAACAGCGCCAAGGCTGA
- the rpsK gene encoding 30S ribosomal protein S11 has protein sequence MAKAPVRARKRVRKQVSDGVAHVHASFNNTIVTITDRQGNALGWATAGGSGFRGSRKSTPFAAQVAAERCAEAVKDYGIKNLEVMVKGPGPGRESTIRALNAAGFRITNITDVTPIPHNGCRPPKKRRV, from the coding sequence ATGGCAAAGGCACCAGTTCGTGCACGTAAGCGTGTAAGAAAACAAGTCTCAGATGGCGTGGCTCATGTCCATGCATCTTTTAACAACACCATCGTTACCATTACTGATCGTCAGGGTAACGCACTGGGTTGGGCAACCGCCGGTGGTTCCGGTTTCCGCGGTTCACGTAAATCTACTCCGTTTGCTGCTCAGGTAGCTGCAGAGCGCTGTGCAGAAGCAGTGAAAGATTACGGTATTAAGAATCTGGAAGTTATGGTTAAGGGTCCAGGTCCAGGTCGCGAATCAACAATTCGTGCTCTGAACGCTGCTGGTTTCCGCATCACTAATATTACTGATGTGACTCCAATCCCTCACAACGGTTGTCGTCCGCCGAAAAAACGTCGCGTTTAA